A region of Ornithorhynchus anatinus isolate Pmale09 chromosome 5, mOrnAna1.pri.v4, whole genome shotgun sequence DNA encodes the following proteins:
- the SELENOS gene encoding selenoprotein S isoform X2, whose product MAERQLDAKPPLEAEGLRFLQHSVGSVLSAYGWYILFGCAVLYLIFQKLSGSLRVMRRRYSDTTGAAIDPEVVVKRQEALAASRLRMQEELNAQAEKYREKQKQLEEAKRRQKIEIWESMQEGKSYKGNSRLQPQQETDPGPSTSSVIPKPKPARKPLRGGYNPLSGEGGGTCSWRPGRRGPSSGG is encoded by the exons ATGGCGGAGCGGCAGCTGGACGCCAAACCGCCTCTGGAGGCCGAAGGACTGCGCTTCCTGCAGCACAGCG tgGGCTCCGTGCTTTCTGCCTATGGCTGGTACATTCTTTTCGGGTGTGCGGTTCTCTACCTGATCTTTCAGAAGCTCTCCGGAAGTCTGCGAGTGATGAGGCGAAGATACTCCGACACGACGGGTGCCGCGATAG ATCCCGAGGTCGTGGTTAAACGACAGGAAGCTCTGGCAGCTTCCCGCCTAAGGATGCAAGAGGAATTGAATGCCCAGGCTGAAAAATACCGAGAAAAACAAAAGCAG CTCGAAGAAGCCAAGAGGAGGCAAAAGATAGAGATATGGGAAAGCATGCAGGAAGGAAAAAGCTACAAAGGAAACTCAAGACTTCAACCTCAG CAAGAAACCGACCCGGGTCCATCCACTTCCTCAGTTATCCCAAAGCCAAAACCTGCCAGAAAGCCTCTGCGTGGAG GCTATAACCCTTTGTCCGGTGAAGGCGGCGGAACGTGCTCCTGGCGGCCAGGACGACGGGGCCCGTCGTCAGGTGGATGA
- the SELENOS gene encoding selenoprotein S isoform X1: MAERQLDAKPPLEAEGLRFLQHSVGSVLSAYGWYILFGCAVLYLIFQKLSGSLRVMRRRYSDTTGAAIDPEVVVKRQEALAASRLRMQEELNAQAEKYREKQKQLEEAKRRQKIEIWESMQEGKSYKGNSRLQPQQETDPGPSTSSVIPKPKPARKPLRGGSYNPLSGEGGGTCSWRPGRRGPSSGG, translated from the exons ATGGCGGAGCGGCAGCTGGACGCCAAACCGCCTCTGGAGGCCGAAGGACTGCGCTTCCTGCAGCACAGCG tgGGCTCCGTGCTTTCTGCCTATGGCTGGTACATTCTTTTCGGGTGTGCGGTTCTCTACCTGATCTTTCAGAAGCTCTCCGGAAGTCTGCGAGTGATGAGGCGAAGATACTCCGACACGACGGGTGCCGCGATAG ATCCCGAGGTCGTGGTTAAACGACAGGAAGCTCTGGCAGCTTCCCGCCTAAGGATGCAAGAGGAATTGAATGCCCAGGCTGAAAAATACCGAGAAAAACAAAAGCAG CTCGAAGAAGCCAAGAGGAGGCAAAAGATAGAGATATGGGAAAGCATGCAGGAAGGAAAAAGCTACAAAGGAAACTCAAGACTTCAACCTCAG CAAGAAACCGACCCGGGTCCATCCACTTCCTCAGTTATCCCAAAGCCAAAACCTGCCAGAAAGCCTCTGCGTGGAGGTA GCTATAACCCTTTGTCCGGTGAAGGCGGCGGAACGTGCTCCTGGCGGCCAGGACGACGGGGCCCGTCGTCAGGTGGATGA
- the SELENOS gene encoding selenoprotein S isoform X3 gives MTLLLGSVLSAYGWYILFGCAVLYLIFQKLSGSLRVMRRRYSDTTGAAIDPEVVVKRQEALAASRLRMQEELNAQAEKYREKQKQLEEAKRRQKIEIWESMQEGKSYKGNSRLQPQQETDPGPSTSSVIPKPKPARKPLRGGSYNPLSGEGGGTCSWRPGRRGPSSGG, from the exons ATGACGCTGCTtc tgGGCTCCGTGCTTTCTGCCTATGGCTGGTACATTCTTTTCGGGTGTGCGGTTCTCTACCTGATCTTTCAGAAGCTCTCCGGAAGTCTGCGAGTGATGAGGCGAAGATACTCCGACACGACGGGTGCCGCGATAG ATCCCGAGGTCGTGGTTAAACGACAGGAAGCTCTGGCAGCTTCCCGCCTAAGGATGCAAGAGGAATTGAATGCCCAGGCTGAAAAATACCGAGAAAAACAAAAGCAG CTCGAAGAAGCCAAGAGGAGGCAAAAGATAGAGATATGGGAAAGCATGCAGGAAGGAAAAAGCTACAAAGGAAACTCAAGACTTCAACCTCAG CAAGAAACCGACCCGGGTCCATCCACTTCCTCAGTTATCCCAAAGCCAAAACCTGCCAGAAAGCCTCTGCGTGGAGGTA GCTATAACCCTTTGTCCGGTGAAGGCGGCGGAACGTGCTCCTGGCGGCCAGGACGACGGGGCCCGTCGTCAGGTGGATGA
- the SNRPA1 gene encoding U2 small nuclear ribonucleoprotein A': MVKLTAELIEQAAQYTNAVRDRELDLRGYKIPVIENLGATLDQFDAIDFSDNEIRKLDGFPLLRRLKTLLVNNNRICRVGEGLDQALPSLRELILTNNSILELGDLDPLATLKSLTYLSILRNPVTNKKHYRLYVIHKVPQVRVLDFQKVKLKERQEAEKMFKGKRGAQLAKDIARRTKTFNPGAGLPTDKKKGGPSPGDVEAIKNAIANASTLAEVERLKGLLQSGQIPGRERKSGPADDGEEEMEEDPVTNGS, from the exons ATGGTTAAGCTGACGGCGGAGCTCATCGAGCAGGCGGCGCAGTACACCAACGCCGTGCGGGACCGGGAGCTCGATCTGCGGG GGTATAAAATTCCTGTGATTGAAAACCTGGGGGCCACTTTGGATCAGTTCGATGCTATTGATTTTTCTGACAATGAAATTAGGAAGCTAGATGGATTCCCCCTGTTGAGAAGACTGAAGACATTACTGGTTAACAACAACAGAATATG CCGTGTAGGAGAGGGGCTCGATCAGGCCCTCCCCAGTCTGCGGGAACTCATTCTGACCAACAATAGCATTTTGGAActg ggtGATCTAGATCCCTTGGCAACCCTAAAATCTCTGACTTACCTGAG TATTTTGAGAAATCCTGTAACAAATAAAAAGCACTACAGGCTGTATGTAATCCACAAGGTCCCTCAAGTGAGAGTACTAGATTTCCAGAAAGTGAAACTAAAA GAGCGTCAGGAGGCAGAGAAAATGTTCAAGGGCAAACGGGGTGCACAGCTTGCAAAGGATATTGCCAGGAGAACCAAAAC TTTCAACCCAGGAGCTGGTCTGCCCACTGACAAGAAAAAAGGCGGACCCTCTCCGGGAGACGTAGAAGCGATTAAG AATGCCATAGCCAACGCTTCGACCTTGGCAGAAGTTGAAAGACTGAAGGGATTGTTACAGTCTGGTCAGATACCCGGCAGAGAACGCAAATCAG GACCCGCCGACGACggcgaggaggagatggaggaagaccCGGTCACTAATGGATCCTGA